The proteins below come from a single Dermatophagoides farinae isolate YC_2012a chromosome 7, ASM2471394v1, whole genome shotgun sequence genomic window:
- the galene gene encoding potassium two pore domain channel subfamily K member galene, whose protein sequence is MVKRSTNRASAAGCGPIAAAGNSGVGSTTGSQRGAAASTTCGKCCYYFRQVVTFLFSHIGLCTLLLGYALVGAFTFQALESVHEKEQRIEMRKSRDLLIQKLSNLTNESIILRFDNWTRRAEDILIEFEKGFLHAVKYKGYDGYEELNKTNSQWSFSGALLYSIIVITTIGYGNVAPRTEWGKVVTILYAIIGIPLMLFCLSNIGHMMARSFKFIYWKCCCYLCVKPKKERRRRRQRQIQKHRRRRARQQQQHATIHETVMAMNPLLLSNGPNYLVGPQQSLLQQRISRSRSSQRSDGRQSEKCSMLRNQQPQESLAATETHNSLSNTLQLPERTMLSRSLSARYHNELRARKSRAGKLAQSSKLVPVRKTTVNMPPVICNQYASYSDERLDRAVLASNSMSKRPSVFRSSSMADSGTMARCRQQQQLNAQVRFGQKQRPTSLQSPQPSSSIRQSTSSSNLMTSSYQQPTQQRSIPSSDMMMLMQMNHHMSTTTTTTFQPTGQLYSSHPRPSLLPMDISDPSEDKSHDGSHNDLDSDIDNENKEIQEKNIPITVCLALVISYICGGAWFFSTSEEWSFLDASYFCFITLSTIGFGDLVPGRTVLSTHEDGQMTLAICALYLLFGMALLAMSLNLVKEKVLETVRIVGERIGILVSDDDDDDDADDDIDYDSELELP, encoded by the exons atggtcaAACGATCCACAAATCGTGCATCAGCTGCTGGCTGTGGACCGATCGCTGCGGCCGGTAATTCCGGTGTCGGTTCAACAACCGGTAGTCAACGTGGGGCGGCTGCTAGCACTACATGTGGTaaatgttgttattatttccGTCAGGTTGTCACTTTTCTATTCTCGCATATTGGTCTCTGTACGTTGCTCTTGGGCTATGCTCTTGTCGGTGCGTTTACGTTTCAGGCATTAGAATCGGTTCACGAAAAAGAACAACGTATTGAGATGCGGAAATCACGTGATCTACTCAtacaaaaattatcgaatCTGACCAATGAATCGATCATTCTTCGATTCGACAATTGGACCCGAAGAGCCGAAGATATTCTTATCGAATTCGAAAAAGGATTCCTACACGCTGTCAAATACAAAGGTTACGATGGCTATGAAGAATTGAACAAAACCAATTCCCAATGGTCATTCTCTGGTGCACTTCTCTACTCGATTATAGTTATCACCACCATTGGCTATGGTAATGTGGCTCCTAGAACAG AATGGGGAAAGGTGGTTACCATCCTGTACGCTATAATTGGGATTCCCTTGATGCTATTCTGTCTATCCAACATAGGTCACATGATGGCCCGTTCGTTTAAATTTATCTACTGGAAATGTTGTTGCTATCTTTGTGTCAAGCCTAAAAAAGAACGTCGACGGCGGCGTCAACGTCAGATACAAAAACATCGACGTCGTCGTgctcgacaacaacaacagcatgcTACCATCCATGAGACCGTTATGGCCATGAATCCATTGTTATTATCGAATGGACCAAACTATCTGGTTGGGCCACAGCAATCATTGTTACAACAACGAATTAGCCGCTCACGATCCTCACAACGATCTGACGGTCGCCAGAGTGAAAAATGTTCCATGCTCAGGAATCAGCAACCACAAGAATCGTTGGCTGCAACTGAAACTCACAATTCATTGTCGAATACATTGCAACTACCAGAACGCACGATGCTTTCTCGATCACTATCGGCTCGTTATCACAATGAATTACGTGCTAGAAAATCACGTGCAGGTAAATTGGCTCAATCATCCAAGTTAGTTCCGGTTCGAAAGACGACCGTCAATATGCCACCAGTCATATGCAATCAGTATGCTTCGTATAGCGATGAACGTTTAGATCGAGCGGTACTAGCGTCCAATTCAATGTCCAAAAGGCCTAGTGTGTTTCGATCCAGTTCAATGG CCGACAGCGGTACAATGGCAAGATGCcgtcaacagcaacaactcAATGCACAGGTTCGTTTTGGTCAAAAACAACGGCCTACTTCCTTGCAATCACCACAGCCATCCTCATCCATCAGACAATCAACTTCATCATCTAATCTGATGACATCATCCTATCAACAGCCAACACAACAACGATCAATACCATCGTcagacatgatgatgttgatgcaAATGAACCATCATATgagcaccaccaccaccaccacattCCAGCCTACAGGCCAATTGTATAGTTCACACCCGAGGCCATCCCTTTTACCGATGGACATATCGGATCCAAGTGAGGATAAATCACATGATGGATCACACAATGATCTCGATTCTGACATtgacaacgaaaacaaagaGATTCAGGAGAAAAATATACCGATTACAGTATGTTTAGCTTTGGTCATAAGCTATATCTGTGGTGGTGCATGGTTCTTTTCCACATCGGAAGAATGGTCTTTTCTTGACGCATCATACTTTTGTTTCATCACATTGTCGACAATCGGCTTTGGCGATCTAGTACCAGGCCGAACTGTTCTGTCGACACACGAAGATGGTCAAATGACATTGGCCATATGTGCTCTGTATCTGCTGTTTGGTATGGCATTGTTGGCCATGTCGCTTAACCTAGTAAAAGAGAAAGTGCTCGAAACAGTACGTATTGTGGGCGAAAGAATCGGCATTCTAGttagcgatgatgatgatgatgatgatgctgatgacgACATAGATTATGATAGTGAATTGGAACTACCATAA
- the LOC124496902 gene encoding uncharacterized protein LOC124496902, translating to MSHFVNILMTMAIYYRFVAVIAITIISISIIDGQTNKKLSSSSSSLNKKKGSCDSERVDKCAIAMVPLTDPELLENPPRNMSQMNYWCRKFKQSIECVRQYSQQCLQSESRRVFSIMSYSISKMAKRYCGSVRAKKDLLEFLKCAGNDLRKYAQPLFDLSGDLHSIPTIKPANLRIPLSCCAYQRRKESTLSLIDIKCSNHIETIENILQSATGDVIKLGCTEYTDDSDKCDTIIGRLPKWNKPLEWKSFIIPSVKIVDSLH from the exons ATGTCCCATTTTGTGAATATTCTGATGACCATGGCAATCTATTATCGTTTTGTAGCTGTTATCGCTATTACCATTATTTCTATATCGATAATAGatggacaaacaaataagaaactatcatcatcatcatcatcattgaataagaAAAAGGGTTCATGCGATTCCGAACGTGTGGATAAATGTGCAATCGCAATGGTGCCATTGACCGATCCAGAATTGTTGGAGAACCCACCCAGAAATATGAGCCAAATGAATTATTGGTGTCGAAAGTTTAAACAATCAATAGAATGTGTACGGCAGTATTCACAACAATGTTTACAATCTGAATCACGTCGtgtattttcaatcatgTCATACAGTATTTCGAAAATGGCTAAACGCTACTGTGGCAGCGTAAGGGCTAAAAAGGATCTACTTGAATTCCTTAAATGTGCTGGTAACGATTTACGTAAGTATGCTCAACCATTATTTGATCTATCCGGTGATTTACATTCCATACCGACAATCAAACCGGCCAATCTACGTATCCCATTGTCATGTTG cGCATATCAACGACGAAAAGAATCGACATTGTCCTTGATCGATATTAAATGCAGTAATCATATTGAAACGATTGAAAACATATTACAATCAGCAACTGGTGATGTAATAAAACTTGGATGCACTGAATATACAGATGATTCAGATAAATGTGATACAATAATCGGACGATTACCGAAATGGAACAAGCCGCTCGAATGGAAAAGTTTCATCATACCTTCTGTTAAAATAGTGGATAGTCTTCACTAa
- the LOC124496962 gene encoding uncharacterized protein LOC124496962, with product MIRRVNKFNSIYLNWIRISSEKMSIQSLRSSLITVAITGIIFMLQIQLSITGNVGQKNINQTNICNKKQVDKCAISLVPLTDPELLQRPPKTLADLDHWCRKFKRSEKCVRQYSDQCLASESRRTLSIVLYSISKTLRRYCGQTKRKQELLNLSHCLDNDLTNVSKVLFELSGDMHAIRTIEPANMRIPLCCCGYQRRKEVMINLLEHKCSTFVEMMETMLQGFTGDLFNYVCGDYTEDSDKCQYIIDKIKPWTKPLEWKSFILPVVQIVESL from the exons ATGATTCGAAGAGTCAACAAGTTTAACTCAATTTATCTCAATTGGATTCGGATTTCGTCGGAAAAAATGTCGATACAATCTCTACGATCATCGTTGATTACAGTGGCAATCACtggaattattttcatgttacaaattcaattgtcgATCACTGGAAATGttggacaaaaaaatataaatcaaaccAACATCTGTAATAAGAAACAAGTGGATAAATGTGCCATATCGTTGGTACCATTGACCGATCCAGAATTATTGCAAAGACCACCAAAAACATTGGCCGATTTGGATCATTGGTGTCGAAAATTCAAACGATCCGAAAAGTGTGTTCGGCAATATTCCGATCAATGTCTGGCAAGTGAATCACGACGTACATTATCCATAGTGTTGTATAGTATATCTAAAACATTGCGACGTTATTGTGGCCAAACAAAACGCAAACAAGAATTGCTCAATCTATCCCATTGTCTTGATAACGATTTGACAAATGTTTCAAAGGTTTTATTCGAACTATCAGGCGATATGCATGCAATACGTACGATCGAACCGGCTAACATGCGTATTCCACTTTGCTGTTG TGGCTATCAACGACGAAAAGaggtgatgataaatttattgGAACATAAATGTTCAACTTTTGTGGAAATGATGGAAACAATGTTACAAGGATTTACGGGGGATCTATTCAATTATGTTTGTGGCGATTATACCGAAGACTCGGATAAATGTCAATACATTATCGATAAAATTAAACCATGGACCAAACCATTAGAATGGAAAAGTTTTATCCTTCCAGTCGTACAGATTGTCGAAAGTCTTTAA
- the LOC124496961 gene encoding uncharacterized protein LOC124496961 — protein sequence MVMATFCFGHNFLLFKLTRYIIFTFVMLTLMLSSAIIVAVLRIDAATYDCDHKKADQCSLNLMPITNSEIIRRPPKTIAQFNVYCGKIRRYERCTRKFAENCLQKESKQTLSILMYGISRVNKRYCTKEARKKALIDLIQCSGPINFRHYGDLLRNASADLHAIREYPDAKLRIPMACCLYSQYTTQTLEHVDKTCPKYRQEVDSIIRGYSGDSFNFLCGDYADESDKCDPIIEKTPKWDGAVKWKSMIIPMVQVIDSLH from the exons ATGGTCATGGctacattttgttttggacataattttttgttgttcaagtTGACGAGATATATCATTTTTACATTTGTTATGTTAACATTAATGTTATCCTCGGCTATCATTGTAGCCGTGCTCAGGATAGATGCAGCAACATATGATTGTGATCACAAAAAAGCTGATCAATGTTCATTGAATCTGATGCCGATAACTAATTCGGAAATTATTCGACGTCCGCCTAAAACGATTGCCCAGTTTAATGTTTATTGTGGTAAGATTCGCCGATATGAACGATGTACCAGGAAATTTGCTGAAAATTGTTTGcaaaaagaatcgaaacaAACGTTATCCATTCTTATGTACGGCATTAGTCGTGTGAATAAACGTTATTGTACGAAAGAAGCGAGAAAAAAAGCACTTATCGATCTTATCCAATGTTCTGGTCCAATAAATTTTCGTCATTATGGAGATCTACTTAGAAATGCATCAGCAGACTTGCATGCAATTCGTGAATATCCGGATGCTAAACTTCGTATTCCGATGGCTTGTTG CCTTTATAGTCAATATACGACTCAAACATTGGAACACGTTGATAAAACCTGTCCAAAATATCGGCAAGAAGTTGATTCCATAATACGAGGCTACAGTGgggattcattcaattttttatgtgGTGATTATGCAGATGAATCTGATAAATGTGATCCGATCATCGAAAAGACACCCAAATGGGATGGAGCAGTGAAATGGAAAAGTATGATCATACCCATGGTTCAAGTGATTGATAGTCTCCATTAA